One Lytechinus pictus isolate F3 Inbred chromosome 12, Lp3.0, whole genome shotgun sequence genomic region harbors:
- the LOC129273008 gene encoding pancreatic triacylglycerol lipase-like — protein sequence MIILEQALDKSIMKLYVPLFALLFAYHVQAAEICYEGLGCFTDDLECHKYRFPPQTLEEIDLHFYLYTRRTRDTPYELFWNDVENIRSSNFDPLKKTKIVTHGFLGNYSEPIYADIKDGFIAREDVNFILLDWRDGAVTLYPRAMQNARVVARQLSLLIKALNREFGAYYKDVHIMGYSLGGHVAGYVGQEIPGLGRITGLDPAGPGFQNTDIPECRLDKSDAILVDVIHTDGRPAGYGTLTPFGHMDFYPNGGLDQEGCSLDVVSVCSHMRGRDYFLESLVNQDCHFTSYPCSDWNSFRLGRCNSCDDGGCPPMGIDAELNPIEGSFYLRTNAQSTFCIE from the exons ATGATTATACTCGAGCAAGCCCTGGACAAATCCATCATGAAACTATACGTTCCACTCTTCGCTTTGCTGTTTGCTTATCATg TTCAAGCCGCCGAGATCTGTTACGAAGGCTTGGGCTGCTTCACAGACGATCTCGAGTGCCACAAATACCGCTTCCCGCCACAAACTCTGGAAGAAATCGACCTCCACTTCTACCTCTACACTCGACGTACACGGGACACACCCTACGAGCTATTTTGGAATGACGTCGAGAATATTCGAAGCTCGAACTTTGACCCGCTGAAGAAGACAAAGATTGTGACGCATGGTTTCCTGGGGAATTACTCAGAGCCTATTTACGCCGACATTAAGGATGGCTTTATTGCAAGG gaAGATGTGAATTTCATTCTCCTTGACTGGCGGGATGGGGCCGTGACGCTTTATCCGAGGGCCATGCAGAACGCCAGGGTGGTGGCCCGCCAACTCAGTCTTCTCATCAAGGCCTTGAACAGGGAGTTTGGAGCCTACTACAAAGACGTCCACATCATGGGCTACAGTCTTGGTGGCCACGTCGCCGGGTACGTCGGGCAAGAGATCCCTGGACTTGGAAGGATTACTG GTCTTGATCCAGCCGGTCCTGGTTTTCAGAACACTGACATTCCCGAATGTAGATTGGATAAAAGTGATGCGATCCTTGTAGACGTCATCCATACTGATGGAAGACCTGCTGGATATGGAACACTTACACCG TTCGGTCATATGGATTTCTACCCCAATGGTGGTCTTGATCAGGAAGGGTGTTCTTTAGATGTTGTGTCTGTATGCAGTCATATGAGAGGTAGAGATTACTTCCTCGAAAGTCTGGTCAACCAAGACTGTCACTTTACATCCTATCCGTGCTCCGACTGGAATAG cttTCGTCTCGGTCGATGTAATTCTTGCGATGACGGTGGGTGTCCACCTATGGGTATCGATGCCGAGCTCAACCCGATCGAAGGCTCATTCTACCTCCGAACCAACGCCCAATCTACATTCTgcatagaataa
- the LOC129273007 gene encoding pancreatic lipase-related protein 2-like — translation MDFMYLTCLIWLSFVSRQVLSEEICYEEVGCFTDEDCHWLGFPPNQPSDINTRFFLYTRRNRFEPQELRRGDIDGLRASNFDPRKKTVFSSHGYTSDSFTSWELDKKNALLEAEDSNVICVDWGAGALGLYSKCHQNTRVVGREVGLLARFLNLETGMYYKDVHLVGMSLGAHVMGYAGEFQPGIGRITGLDPAGPYFRDEGFDFRNNGPQCRLDPTDAIFVDVIHTDANDITGLGQMQQMGHQDFYPNGGRTQPGCTESDLLSGCSHMRAVALFSESARSTTCKFTAYPCDSWRNFTSGGCGDCGESGCAVMGFLADQNTAVSGNFYLHTDSQSPYCLQD, via the exons ATGGATTTCATGTACCTAACATGCCTAATCTGGCTTAGTTTTGTTTCAAGACAAG ttttatccGAAGAAATTTGTTATGAGGAAGTCGGTTGTTTTACGGACGAAGATTGCCACTGGTTAGGTTTCCCACCAAACCAACCATCCGATATCAATACCCGGTTCTTCCTATATACCCGACGTAACCGGTTTGAACCGCAGGAGCTCCGACGCGGTGATATCGACGGCCTTCGAGCGTCGAACTTTGACCCGAGGAAGAAGACGGTCTTCTCTTCACACGGTTATACTTCGGATTCTTTCACGTCATGGGAGCTGGATAAAAAGAACGCCCTCCTCGAAGCG GAGGACTCAAACGTCATCTGCGTAGACTGGGGTGCGGGCGCCCTGGGTCTATACAGCAAATGTCATCAGAACACCCGGGTAGTTGGCCGAGAGGTCGGTTTGCTGGCCAGATTTCTCAACCTCGAGACCGGCATGTATTACAAGGACGTTCATTTGGTCGGTATGAGTCTCGGAGCCCACGTCATGGGATACGCTGGCGAGTTTCAACCTGGTATTGGAAGAATAACAG GTCTCGACCCCGCAGGTCCTTATTTTCGCGATGAAGGTTTCGACTTCCGTAACAACGGACCCCAGTGTCGACTGGATCCGACGGACGCCATCTTTGTTGACGTCATTCATACAGATGCCAATGACATTACAGGACTCGGACAGATGCAACAG ATGGGGCATCAAGACTTTTACCCTAATGGTGGACGAACCCAGCCCGGTTGTACCGAGTCAGACCTTCTCTCCGGTTGCAGTCACATGCGCGCTGTCGCTCTATTCAGCGAGAGCGCGCGGTCAACCACCTGCAAATTTACCGCGTACCCGTGCGACAGCTGGAGAAACTTTACATCCGGTGGATGCGGTGATTGCGGAGAGAGCGGTTGCGCCGTGATGGGCTTCCTCGCTGACCAAAACACCGCAGTTAGCGGTAATTTTTACCTCCACACCGATTCGCAGTCGCCCTATTGTTTGCAAGATTAA